The proteins below come from a single Leishmania infantum JPCM5 genome chromosome 6 genomic window:
- the PDI-1 gene encoding protein disulfide isomerase has product MSLVRKTLAVLLAIALLAVCAKAEVVELNPANFHNVVKDPSKNVFVMFYAPWCGHCNNMKPTWLELADKYPIVGDVIIARIDASEYRGIAKEFDIHGFPTLKFFSKRDKSGKMEYEGPRELSAFVAYVAANKQ; this is encoded by the coding sequence ATGTCGCTCGTCCGGAAGACACTCGCCGTCCTGCTGGCgatcgccctcctcgccgtctgcgcgaaggcggaggtggtCGAGCTCAACCCGGCGAACTTTCACAACGTTGTGAAGGACCCGTCCAAGAACGTCTTCGTCATGTTCTACGCCCCGTGGTGCGGCCACTGCAACAACATGAAGCCGACGTGGCTGGAGCTGGCGGACAAGTACCCCATCGTGGGGGACGTCATCATCGCCCGCATCGACGCCAGCGAGTACCGCGGCATCGCGAAGGAGTTCGACATCCATGGCTTCCCGACACTGAAGTTTTTCTCCAAGAGGGACAAATCAGGTAAAATGGAGTACGAGGGCCCGCGCGAGCTCTCCGCCTTCGTGGCGTACGTGGCGGCCAACAAGCAGTGA
- a CDS encoding putative kinesin, with translation MSERVHVVVRIRPFIASDPPDAELNTLVLDPTHVSVGNNRVFKADRVYMMEDATEVIYAESIAPLISRFLRGFNTSVLAYGQTGTGKTFTVQSLLPLLLTDIMADKGLRSGAAGAPSAETSTSLTAKAPLLYLQYVEVYGETIRDLLEGPAAAALRSDGEEPSKIRLVTTTAPGARATSPSSERADRQLSPIDERDAAASPTAGCVLVGATIVPIFTLAQAAELIARGGTRRATGSTNVHAHSSRSHAILTLFHARYACRLDVVDLAGSEREKKTGNVGVRFQESIAINTGLLALGNVMRALSRIHRAANGKEAGRGGGAGHQRAQHVPYRSSRLTRLLQDTLGGNSATVLIACVAPDTYNRDETLRTLQYCSLALRILNEPLQQYERLRRAQSPLCRRGSPSAAAAVSPLSLREGSYTATAATRACRDSEEADEPKMTQLKVLELQSAYASLQQQYDEQAEVIANMCASHATTKERLALCERELRKDEGIFTQQIRAMQELVCENRKLRRRLAKVCAPPTTTTNTTAAATAGRDKAAMAHDPLFRGGDGLPESTCTETDSHHGDKDLTDAVRHLLLAGDRDAAGRMGVSLQLAPSHSQGHRQQHSAPVAAAAATRPPLSAHSPHRSQDVRDGVTGGTQYVPLEELPLAVAHQAGVRVDDGRGGAETPTYPGAGGRTEASHALDGMTPGGAAAPTPAEPAQSFIRYILGLHGIDPEAEQAGDVDGDDGRGRAGAGAVAVAATSLQSSIRKSAATSVGGVALEPAEVSETTAGSSRDDHARQEGAPSPLNYALSRRSGRFAASFPPQTMGALSEGEHSSWERQVDRRGGGADAAQLDSSAVLLLAKEVLRYQGTNAELRNQVQVLQAELDGKQREAALLRLELQEMKELFTT, from the coding sequence ATGTCGGAGCGCGTTCATGTTGTTGTGCGTATCCGCCCCTTCATCGCCTCTGACCCACCCGATGCAGAGCTGAACACGCTCGTGCTCGACCCGACGCACGTCAGCGTGGGCAACAACCGCGTCTTCAAGGCGGATCGAGTGTACATGATGGAGGACGCCACGGAGGTCATCTACGCCGAGTCCATAGCGCCGCTGATCAGCCGCTTTCTTCGGGGATTCAACACCAGCGTCCTCGCGTACGGCCAGACAGGGACGGGCAAAACCTTTACGGTGCAGTCCCTCCTGCCTCTGTTGCTGACGGACATCATGGCAGACAAGGgtctgcgcagcggcgcggcaggggCACCCAGCGCAGAGACGTCGACCTCGCTCACGGCAAAAGCACCACTGCTGTACCTGCAGTACGTTGAGGTGTACGGTGAAACGATCCGCGACCTGCTGGAAGgcccggccgccgccgcgttgcGCAGCGACGGTGAAGAGCCCAGCAAGATCCGCCTcgtgacgacgacggcaccggGGGCGCGGGCGACCAGCCCGTCTTCGGAGCGCGCGGACCGGCAACTTTCTCCCATAGACGAACGtgacgccgcagcatcgccgaCGGCAGGCTGTGTTCTTGTAGGCGCCACCATCGTCCCCATCTTCACGctcgcgcaggcggcggagctgatcGCTCGCGGTGGCACTCGACGCGCAACCGGGTCTACAAacgtacacgcgcactcGAGCCGGAGTCACGCCATCCTCACCCTCTTTCACGCTCGCTACGCGTGCCGGCTCGACGTTGTCGACTTGGCCggctcagagagagagaagaagacgGGAAACGTGGGCGTGCGCTTCCAGGAGAGTATCGCCATCAACACTGGACTGCTGGCGCTGGGCAACGTCATGCGTGCGCTGAGTCGCATCCATAGAGCTGCCAACGGCAAGGAGGCGGGCCGGGGTGGTGGGGCAGGGCATCAACGGGCGCAGCACGTTCCCTACCGCAGCAGTCGCCTGACGCGTCTGTTGCAGGACACCCtcggcggcaacagcgccACGGTGCTCATCGCCTGCGTTGCACCCGACACGTACAACCGCGATGAGACGCTGCGGACGCTGCAGTACTGCTCCCTCGCGCTGCGCATTCTGaacgagccgctgcagcagtacGAGCGACTTCGACGCGCACAGTCGCCGCTGTGTCGTCGTGGAagcccctccgccgccgccgcggtctCGCCACTGTCGCTGCGCGAGGGTTCATACACGGCCACCGCAGCTACGAGGGCTTGCAGGgacagcgaggaggcagaCGAGCCGAAGATGACCCAGCTGAAGGTGCTCGAGCTGCAGTCTGCCTACGCCAGTCTCCAGCAGCAGTACGACGAGCAAGCCGAGGTGATTGCCAACATGTGCGCGTCGCACGCAACAACGAAGGagcggctggcgctgtgcgagCGGGAGCTCCGCAAGGACGAGGGCATCTTCACCCAGCAAATACGTGCCATGCAGGAGCTCGTGTGCGAGAACCGaaagctgcggcggcggctcgcgAAGGTATGTGCCCCccccactaccaccaccaacactacagcagcagcgaccgctGGACGCGATAAAGCAGCCATGGCGCACGACCCGCTCTTccgtggcggtgatggcctACCTGAGTCCACTTGCACAGAAACGGACTCGCACCATGGTGACAAGGACCTTACGGACGCCGTGCGCCACCTGCTGCTCGCTGGTGATCGCGATGCCGCGGGCAGAATGGGTGTCTCACTGCAGCTTGCACCCTCGCACTCTCAAGGCCACCGTCAGCAACACTCAGCCCCAgtagctgccgccgcggctactcgaccgccgctgtcggcccattcgccgcaccgctcgcAGGACGTCAGGGATGGTGTCACGGGCGGCACTCAGTACGTGCCACTCGAGGAGTTACCGCTGGCAGTGGCACACCAAGCCGGGGTGCGGGTCGACGATGGCCGCGGAGGTGCAGAGACACCGACATACCCAGGGGCGGGGGGGCGCACAGAGGCTTCTCACGCGCTGGACGGCATGACgcctggcggtgctgctgctccaactCCTGCAGAGCCTGCCCAGTCGTTCATCCGCTACATTCTCGGCCTGCATGGCATCGATCCAGAAGCTGAGCAAGCAGGTGACGTTGACGGTGATGACGGAAGAGGGCGGGCAGGAGCgggagcggtggcggtggcagccacGTCTCTCCAGTCGTCCATCCGCAAATCCGCGGCCACGAGCGTAGGTGGGGTGGCGCTGGAACCTGCAGAAGTATCGGAGACAACCGCAGGGAGCAGCCGCGATGACCACGCGCGACAGGAAGGTGCACCATCGCCTCTGAACTACGCTCTGTCGCGCCGCTCCGGCCGCTTCGCCGCGTCCTTTCCTCCGCAAACGATGGGGGCGCTCTCTGAGGGAGAGCACAGCAGCTGGGAAAGGCAGGTGGATCGccggggaggcggcgctgatgcagcTCAGCTAGACAgctcggcggtgctgctgctggcgaaggaggtgctgcgttACCAAGGAACGAATGCGGAGTTGCGCAACCAGGTCCAGGTACTTCAAGCAGAGCTGGATGGTAAGCAGcgagaggcagcgctgctgcgtctggAGCTGCAAGAAATGAAGGAACTCTTCACGACGTAA
- a CDS encoding putative deoxyribose-phosphate aldolase — MCDQQSTAKVDLEMLFRPGRKGELNGKILDRVRFLAAELGLPELEEKFAHLKERDGAWRTSSVSDNVNLSAHIDHTLLKADASHAAIVQLCEEAKTHHFKAICVNGCHVARCAQLLAGSEVRLGCTCGFPLGQMTPSMKVAEAAEGISSGAHEVDMVINVGALKSKCYLDVFKDIKGVCDVCASAAVVSKVILETCLLSEEEIMDVCIMSVAAGATFVKTSTGFSTKGATPEAVDIMLAVVGNAASVKVSGGVRDRATAMQYVQAGVKRIGTSSGIAIVSP, encoded by the coding sequence ATGTGCGATCAGCAGTCGACCGCGAAGGTGGACCTCGAGATGCTCTTCCGCCCTGGGCGCAAGGGCGAGCTCAACGGCAAGATCCTCGATCGCGTCCGCTTCCTCGCTGCGGAGCTCGGCCTCCCCGAACTTGAGGAGAAGTTCGCACACTTGAAGGAGAGGGACGGGGCctggcgcaccagcagcgttTCCGACAACGTCAACCTATCCGCGCACATCGATCACACGCTACTCAAGGCGGACGCCTCTCACGCGGCCATTGTGCAGCTGTGCGAGGAGGCAAAGACACATCACTTCAAGGCCATCTGCGTGAACGGCTGCCACGTGGCTCGGTGCGCGCAGCTGTTGGCCGGTTCGGAGGTGCGGTTGGGGTGCACCTGCGGCTTCCCGCTGGGCCAGATGACGCCTTCCATGAAggtcgccgaggcggccgaggGGATCTCGAGCGGGGCACATGAGGTGGACATGGTCATCAACGTCGGCGCCCTCAAGAGCAAGTGCTACCTCGACGTCTTCAAGGATATCAAGGGCGTCTGCGATGTGTGCGCGAGCGCAGCTGTCGTGTCGAAGGTTATTCTCGAAACCTGCCTCCTGTCTGAGGAGGAGATCATGGACGTGTGCATCATGAGTGTTGCGGCCGGCGCGACGTTCGTGAAGACCTCCACTGGCTTCAGCACGAAAGGCGCTACCCCAGAGGCAGTCGACATCATGCTAGCCGTTGTCGGCAATGCGGCTTCCGTGAAGgtgagcggcggcgtgcgggACCGCGCAACGGCGATGCAGTACGTTCAAGCCGGTGTGAAGCGCATTGGCACGAGCTCTGGTATCGCCATCGTGTCGCCCTAG